A part of Arachis hypogaea cultivar Tifrunner chromosome 12, arahy.Tifrunner.gnm2.J5K5, whole genome shotgun sequence genomic DNA contains:
- the LOC112726995 gene encoding putative pentatricopeptide repeat-containing protein At5g52630, translating into MLPIATALHPNTQSFEQHYRNLCNTLLSLTHSRSLPKGLQLHAHILKTGLNSVPFLSHHLINFYSKTCLPHFSHKVFDESPHRTLGTWSSLISSFAQNELPLLALHSFRRMILNGVRPNDYTFPSATKSCAILGDPHVGESVHCLALKTGYVVDVFVGNSIVDMYAKCGKIWCARKVFDEMPERNVVSWSGMIFGYVQMGEDEEALGLFKMVMADANVRVNDFTLSSVLRVCGGSTLLELGKQVHGLCFKTSFDSSSFVGSSLISLYSKCGVVEGAYLVFEEVKDRNLVIWTAMLVACAQHAHTSKTFELFKEMESVGMKPNFITFLCMLYACSHTGLVEEGQYYFEMMRGYGIEPGVQHYCTMVDLLGRAGKLQEAVQVVQEMPMQPTESVWGALLTGCRIHGNTELASYVADRVFELGSLSAGVHVLLINAYAAAGRWEEAARARKMLRDRGIKKETGLSWVEEGNKVHTFVARDRSHAKTTEIYKKLEELGEEMEKAGYVADTSFVLKEVRGEEKNETIRYHSERLAIAFGLITFPKERPIRVMKNLRVCGDCHTAIKFISKCTGRVIIVRDNNRFHRFEDGKCTCGDYW; encoded by the coding sequence ATGCTACCAATAGCAACTGCATTGCACCCAAACACCCAAAGCTTTGAACAACACTACCGGAACCTTTGCAACACGCTCTTGTCCCTCACCCATTCTCGCTCCCTTCCAAAGGGGCTTCAGCTCCACGCCCATATCCTCAAGACTGGCCTCAACTCCGTTCCTTTCCTCTCCCATCACCTTATTAACTTCTACTCGAAAACTTGCCTCCCCCACTTCTCCCACAAAGTGTTTGACGAAAGTCCCCATAGAACCCTCGGCACATGGAGTTCCTTAATCTCTTCTTTCGCCCAAAATGAACTCCCATTGCTTGCTCTACACTCATTTCGCCGCATGATCCTTAATGGGGTCCGTCCAAATGACTACACCTTCCCTAGTGCCACCAAGTCATGCGCCATATTGGGCGATCCCCACGTCGGAGAATCAGTGCATTGTCTCGCCCTCAAGACTGGGTATGTGGTTGATGTGTTTGTTGGGAATTCCATTGTTGATATGTATGCCAAGTGTGGCAAAATTTGGTGTGCGAGGAAGGTTTTTGATGAAATGCCCGAACGAAATGTTGTTTCTTGGAGTGGGATGATATTTGGGTACGTGCAGATGGGTGAGGATGAAGAGGCTCTGGGATTGTTTAAGATGGTGATGGCTGACGCAAATGTTAGGGTTAATGATTTTACTTTGTCTAGTGTTTTGAGGGTTTGTGGAGGATCCACATTGCTTGAGTTGGGGAAGCAAGTACATGGATTGTGCTTTAAGACGAGCTTTGATTCGTCGAGTTTTGTGGGGAGTTCATTGATTTCTTTGTACTCTAAGTGTGGGGTTGTGGAAGGAGCTTACCTGGTTTTTGAGGAGGTGAAGGATAGAAACCTTGTCATATGGACTGCAATGCTGGTTGCATGCGCTCAGCATGCCCATACGAGTAAAACATTTGAGCTCTTCAAGGAGATGGAGAGTGTTGGGATGAAGCCTAATTTCATTACCTTTTTGTGCATGCTCTATGCTTGTAGCCACACTGGGTTGGTTGAGGAGGGACAGTATTACTTTGAGATGATGAGAGGCTATGGCATTGAACCAGGGGTACAACATTATTGCACAATGGTGGATTTGCTTGGCCGTGCAGGGAAGTTGCAGGAAGCAGTTCAGGTGGTTCAAGAGATGCCTATGCAACCAACAGAATCTGTCTGGGGAGCTTTGTTGACGGGGTGTAGAATACACGGGAACACTGAATTGGCATCATATGTGGCTGATAGAGTTTTTGAATTAGGTTCATTGAGCGCAGGCGTTCATGTATTGCTCATTAATGCTTATGCTGCTGCTGGTAGATGGGAGGAAGCGGCAAGGGCAAGGAAGATGCTGAGGGATCGAGGAATAAAGAAGGAAACTGGTTTGAGTTGGGTGGAGGAAGGGAATAAAGTTCACACGTTTGTTGCCAGGGATAGGTCTCACGCAAAGACCACGGAAATCTATAAGAAGTTGGAGGAGTTAGGAGAAGAAATGGAGAAGGCTGGTTATGTTGCAGACACATCTTTTGTGCTGAAAGAGGTGAGAGGCGAAGAGAAGAATGAGACTATAAGGTATCATAGTGAAAGGTTGGCCATAGCATTTGGCCTCATTACTTTCCCGAAGGAGCGACCAATCAGAGTGATGAAGAATCTGCGTGTCTGTGGCGATTGCCACACTGCAATCAAGTTCattagcaagtgcactgggagGGTGATCATTGTGAGGGACAATAACAGGTTCCACCGGTTTGAGGATGGGAAATGCACTTGTGGAGATTATTGGTGA